A genome region from Bombilactobacillus bombi includes the following:
- a CDS encoding ABC transporter ATP-binding protein, translating to MLQVKNIAVCIGHKKIIDDLSFQVQPGDIVGLVGPNGAGKTTIMKTILGLTNFQGQIIFANQKITENNHTALAQVGALIEHPAIYPFLTGLQNLELYSHSHEDLLQVISRLQMEHYISKKSKNYSLGMKQKLGIAIALLNHPQLVILDEPLNGLDIEATIGIRKIIQQYAEQGTAFLISSHVLSELQKIMTRLILINDGQIIIDQALTEIRNLNQCQYKLLTTNLDKTVDILSKHHLPVKKNENYLLINHTDIFKVQDLLYVHNLRLLELEPQETNFEKIIVNLLEQQRRQTHDNYHKTGTF from the coding sequence ATGTTACAGGTAAAAAATATTGCTGTTTGTATTGGACATAAAAAGATTATTGATGACCTTTCTTTTCAAGTACAACCTGGTGATATTGTGGGTTTAGTGGGGCCTAATGGTGCTGGAAAAACGACCATTATGAAAACAATTCTTGGTTTAACTAATTTTCAAGGACAAATTATATTTGCTAATCAAAAGATAACTGAAAATAATCATACAGCCTTAGCTCAAGTAGGAGCATTGATTGAACATCCAGCAATTTATCCTTTTTTAACAGGACTGCAAAATTTAGAATTGTATAGTCACAGCCATGAAGACTTGTTGCAGGTAATTTCAAGATTGCAAATGGAGCATTATATTAGTAAAAAATCTAAAAATTATTCCTTAGGAATGAAGCAAAAACTGGGGATTGCAATTGCTTTATTAAATCACCCACAATTAGTAATTTTAGATGAGCCGCTAAATGGCTTGGATATTGAAGCAACCATTGGTATTCGAAAAATTATTCAACAATATGCTGAACAAGGGACAGCATTTTTGATTTCTAGTCATGTTCTAAGTGAATTACAAAAAATCATGACGAGATTGATTTTAATTAATGATGGACAAATTATTATAGATCAGGCACTCACAGAAATTAGGAATCTGAATCAATGTCAATATAAGTTACTGACTACAAATCTGGATAAGACAGTTGACATATTAAGCAAACATCATTTACCAGTTAAAAAAAATGAAAATTACTTATTGATTAATCATACTGATATTTTTAAAGTGCAGGATTTGTTGTATGTTCATAATTTACGATTGTTAGAATTGGAACCTCAAGAGACTAATTTTGAAAAAATAATTGTAAATTTGTTAGAACAACAGCGGAGGCAGACACATGATAACTACCATAAAACAGGAACTTTTTAA
- a CDS encoding ABC transporter permease, with translation MRYSLQQEFYKLVHRKITWIIPLLLLGLMILTGLIMPSSEARLEAMATYNSDQWLTLLLIIIASTSFSMEFQNNAILTILYKASNKVYVFISKLIVIESYNLGLHLLALSFTVLLKSVGFGGKINWLAIYQYQQPLWLNMFHTTILDLLSSTLCISLILLMSCLINNNAIVIALNLGIIFMGSGFSADILNHSGQLITIMKWNPLNMTNLTTQYYNYAMYHQTTHLLNSQLLTGTILYTITFFLLGYLVFRKKHF, from the coding sequence ATGAGATATAGTTTGCAACAGGAATTTTATAAATTAGTTCATCGTAAAATTACTTGGATTATACCGTTGTTATTATTAGGGTTGATGATCTTAACGGGTCTAATAATGCCCAGTTCTGAAGCCCGTTTAGAAGCTATGGCTACTTATAATTCGGATCAGTGGCTTACTTTATTGCTGATAATAATTGCTTCTACAAGTTTTTCAATGGAATTTCAGAATAATGCTATTTTAACTATTCTTTATAAAGCTTCTAATAAGGTATATGTTTTTATTTCCAAGTTAATAGTAATAGAGAGTTATAACCTTGGACTACATTTATTAGCGCTTAGTTTTACTGTTTTGCTAAAATCGGTTGGTTTTGGTGGAAAAATAAATTGGTTAGCAATTTATCAATATCAGCAACCATTATGGTTGAATATGTTCCATACGACAATACTTGATTTATTATCTTCTACCTTATGTATTAGTTTAATTCTGTTAATGTCTTGTTTAATTAATAATAATGCGATTGTTATTGCTTTAAATTTAGGGATTATCTTTATGGGGAGTGGCTTTTCAGCAGACATCTTAAATCACAGTGGACAACTTATTACGATTATGAAGTGGAATCCATTGAATATGACGAATTTAACCACTCAATATTATAACTACGCTATGTATCATCAAACTACACATTTACTAAATTCGCAATTGCTAACAGGCACAATACTCTATACAATAACTTTCTTTCTATTAGGTTATCTAGTTTTTCGTAAAAAGCACTTTTGA
- a CDS encoding ABC transporter ATP-binding protein, which yields MHTKAVVVNKIHQAFALGNKTIPILKGISLSAQSQEFLSIVGPSGSGKSTLLNCMSGLTQPTAGQVLINNVNPYQLSPSKLAQMRRQEIGFIFQSYNLVPALPVFENIVLPLRLSGEKIQRKTVQNLLEKMNFAADLNSFVTNLSGGEKQKVAIARVLLTHSKIIFADEPTGAVDSISKEIIFMLLRKLADDGACVVMVTHDIELAMRTDRTIILKDGLIQENLIKPTASQLLTTMEE from the coding sequence ATGCACACAAAAGCAGTTGTTGTAAATAAAATTCACCAAGCATTTGCTTTAGGCAACAAAACTATTCCAATTTTAAAAGGTATTTCTTTATCAGCTCAATCACAGGAATTTCTTAGTATTGTTGGGCCTTCAGGCAGTGGGAAATCCACTTTGTTAAATTGTATGTCTGGATTAACTCAACCTACAGCAGGGCAAGTACTAATTAATAATGTTAATCCTTACCAACTATCACCATCTAAGCTCGCACAAATGCGACGCCAAGAAATTGGCTTTATTTTTCAATCTTACAATTTGGTTCCTGCTTTACCGGTTTTTGAAAATATAGTCTTACCTTTACGCTTATCTGGAGAAAAAATTCAGCGAAAAACAGTTCAGAATTTATTAGAAAAGATGAATTTCGCAGCTGATTTGAATAGTTTTGTAACTAATTTATCCGGTGGTGAAAAACAAAAAGTAGCTATTGCTAGAGTATTATTAACACATTCTAAAATTATTTTTGCTGATGAACCTACAGGCGCTGTCGATTCTATTTCAAAAGAAATAATCTTCATGCTACTACGCAAATTAGCTGATGATGGTGCTTGTGTTGTAATGGTAACACATGATATTGAGTTAGCTATGAGAACTGATCGGACTATCATTTTAAAAGATGGTCTCATTCAAGAAAATCTGATCAAACCAACAGCGTCACAATTGCTAACAACAATGGAAGAATGA
- a CDS encoding FtsX-like permease family protein produces the protein MLDLIWWQFKYSWKKWLGTLFVFIIAGLFLGFTSIGSFSTIQAHLNYGNFNPVQLFMMPTIFGLITLILIINGMTRLLINSFQKEYSLWSILGANPNQLSKLISSQMAIISLVGGIIGYCLSYPLVTRLYAWVRTSPGMQQFPQVPFHFSWRSLLITLLSIGIISWVISFFDAHKIFISKASHFHHWYKLTKWGMTPLSWLGSLISISGLVFIYNLFFMDTTQLRNLLGAYNQSLVSLYTPLFLGTIFIVIIAFSLAAPIILPLIVRLIGQIILPHRLKTFSTAYWNVFVRKDFLKSVVMPLFILATLCSFFAYLAIDLANIASKRSFAGLLGTLTMFLGTPFLIIFANAISITIISSPQRNYNVQQLQILGFSMKDLLTEKYWEALIYALVIFISGSMNNAFLFGAIIRAAHNTGVVVKDNWLSIFIFPIICSFLAFLFVIIIDTLHIYRTNRQKVSNTSIK, from the coding sequence ATGTTAGACTTAATTTGGTGGCAATTTAAGTATTCGTGGAAAAAGTGGTTAGGGACACTATTTGTTTTTATAATAGCGGGATTATTTTTAGGGTTTACTTCTATTGGCAGTTTTTCAACAATCCAAGCTCATTTAAATTATGGGAATTTTAATCCAGTACAATTATTTATGATGCCAACAATTTTTGGTTTAATTACTTTAATCTTAATTATTAATGGAATGACACGTTTATTAATTAATAGTTTTCAAAAAGAATATTCCCTTTGGTCTATTCTTGGTGCTAATCCTAATCAGTTGTCCAAGCTGATAAGCTCACAAATGGCTATTATTAGTCTTGTAGGTGGCATAATTGGTTATTGTCTATCTTATCCACTGGTAACTAGATTATATGCGTGGGTTAGAACATCACCGGGAATGCAGCAATTTCCACAAGTTCCATTTCATTTTTCATGGAGATCATTATTGATAACTTTGTTAAGTATTGGCATAATTAGCTGGGTAATAAGTTTTTTTGATGCGCATAAAATTTTTATTTCTAAAGCTAGTCATTTTCATCATTGGTACAAATTAACCAAATGGGGAATGACACCCTTATCATGGTTAGGTAGTTTAATTAGCATAAGTGGATTAGTATTTATCTATAATTTATTTTTTATGGATACAACTCAATTGCGGAATCTTCTAGGAGCTTACAACCAATCTTTGGTTAGTTTATATACGCCCTTATTTTTAGGAACAATTTTTATTGTTATTATCGCTTTTAGTTTAGCTGCTCCAATTATTCTACCCTTGATAGTAAGATTAATTGGTCAAATAATCTTACCTCATCGTCTAAAGACTTTTAGTACTGCTTATTGGAATGTCTTTGTTAGAAAAGATTTTTTGAAGTCGGTAGTAATGCCGTTGTTTATTCTAGCAACACTATGTTCTTTTTTTGCCTATTTGGCCATAGATTTGGCTAATATTGCTTCAAAACGTAGTTTTGCTGGCTTGTTGGGAACACTAACAATGTTTTTAGGAACACCATTTTTAATAATTTTTGCGAATGCAATTTCTATCACGATTATTTCTAGTCCTCAACGCAATTATAATGTTCAACAATTGCAAATATTAGGGTTTTCTATGAAAGATTTGTTAACTGAAAAATATTGGGAAGCGCTTATATATGCACTGGTAATTTTTATTAGTGGTTCAATGAATAATGCATTCTTATTTGGTGCTATTATTAGAGCGGCTCACAATACCGGGGTTGTAGTTAAAGATAATTGGCTATCAATATTTATTTTTCCTATTATCTGTAGTTTTCTGGCTTTTTTATTTGTCATAATAATTGATACATTGCATATTTATCGAACCAATAGGCAAAAAGTATCTAATACATCTATTAAATAA
- a CDS encoding DUF1700 domain-containing protein — translation MNQEIEAYINELSANLQGLPEDERQETEEFYREYLLDGKLYSRSSIEQKLGTSQQLARKILADYSLNLDEPPTHPINHQRSQSDLRAVWWIILGILAMPVGIPILSALLGIIVATISVICALIIGFWGLIFALAGIGLTIVVKAIPLLWTQWQVGLFYTGCGLVALALVALIVPMLINLIRIVIDASFQLIRRLGHKVFKNQYYQTANKEKHQQ, via the coding sequence ATGAATCAAGAAATTGAAGCTTATATCAACGAGCTTTCTGCTAATTTACAAGGATTGCCTGAAGATGAGCGCCAAGAAACAGAAGAGTTTTATCGTGAATACTTACTTGATGGTAAGCTATATTCGCGCTCATCTATTGAGCAAAAGTTGGGAACATCCCAACAATTAGCCCGGAAAATTTTGGCCGATTATTCTTTGAATTTAGATGAGCCACCTACACATCCAATTAATCATCAACGTTCGCAATCAGATTTACGAGCAGTGTGGTGGATTATTTTAGGTATATTGGCAATGCCAGTAGGTATACCCATATTAAGTGCCTTGTTAGGAATTATTGTAGCTACTATTAGTGTTATTTGTGCTTTAATTATTGGTTTTTGGGGATTAATTTTTGCTTTAGCTGGTATTGGTCTGACAATTGTGGTCAAGGCAATACCGTTACTATGGACACAATGGCAAGTTGGCTTATTTTATACCGGATGTGGTTTAGTCGCTTTAGCACTAGTAGCTTTAATAGTTCCGATGTTAATTAACTTAATTCGAATAGTTATAGATGCTAGTTTTCAGTTAATTCGTAGATTGGGGCATAAGGTCTTTAAAAATCAATATTATCAAACTGCTAATAAGGAGAAGCATCAACAATGA
- a CDS encoding DUF4097 family beta strand repeat-containing protein, which translates to MKKYYVTVLTVLTIGVLMISIGWINGGSQMKTWDWDFVGAIESSKSQKGQHYHLQGRFNKINIDVYDADVKIQTGAKFSAEIITADKDTTLQSHIQNQTLNIAQSESHKKLLTNFNLGWAKTNQTQINITVPNKSALNQIVFDSTDTHVQLKNLIIDTIALDNEDTTLTMANVIVKQKMVANDGDVKGQINNCRFNHLKVDCGDTNLKINKSHINSFISDTGDAKFYIDNSIIANWNLDSEDVDMLLTNSTLQHNNSIDAEDVNMKIRNINRDLSYHLSGDDSNIHYYNQHSDGTFVKNNSKKNRLAVNGEDLDVSIK; encoded by the coding sequence ATGAAAAAATATTATGTAACAGTATTAACAGTTTTAACTATTGGAGTTTTGATGATTTCGATTGGTTGGATAAATGGCGGCAGTCAAATGAAAACTTGGGATTGGGATTTTGTGGGAGCCATCGAGTCCAGCAAATCTCAAAAAGGTCAGCATTACCATCTACAAGGACGTTTTAATAAAATTAATATTGATGTGTATGACGCTGATGTTAAGATTCAAACCGGTGCAAAATTTAGTGCAGAAATTATTACTGCTGATAAAGACACCACGTTGCAGTCTCACATTCAAAATCAAACTTTAAATATTGCTCAATCAGAATCGCACAAAAAACTTCTGACGAATTTCAATTTGGGCTGGGCCAAAACTAACCAAACACAAATTAACATTACTGTCCCTAATAAATCAGCACTTAACCAAATTGTGTTTGATAGTACTGATACACATGTGCAATTAAAAAATTTAATAATAGATACAATTGCTTTAGATAATGAAGATACCACATTAACAATGGCAAACGTGATAGTGAAGCAGAAGATGGTAGCAAATGACGGAGATGTCAAAGGACAAATCAATAATTGCCGCTTCAATCATTTAAAGGTAGATTGTGGAGATACAAATTTAAAAATCAATAAATCACATATCAATAGTTTTATTAGTGATACAGGTGATGCCAAATTTTATATTGATAATTCGATAATTGCTAATTGGAATTTAGATAGTGAAGATGTAGATATGCTATTAACTAATAGCACGCTACAACATAATAATTCGATTGATGCCGAAGATGTCAATATGAAAATAAGAAATATTAACCGTGATTTGAGTTATCATCTTAGCGGTGATGATTCTAATATTCATTACTATAACCAACATAGTGATGGTACTTTTGTAAAAAATAATAGTAAGAAAAATCGTTTGGCAGTAAATGGTGAAGACCTTGATGTATCAATTAAGTAG
- a CDS encoding histidine phosphatase family protein yields the protein MPIKLYLMRHGQTQLNQAGLVQGVTDGWLNTKGIRQVQATAVDFQQRGLHFDLAFSSPSQRARQTAQIVLAAVNPDLPIQTLTQLSEVNFGNYESQLESDLAADLLHKLEFQPQQLQIFIQQNGWSKTLELILDTLSDLDQTAENYQMVISRLQVAMQMIIHQASRQSVQQVLIVAHGLSLLVLLSILDNSVILPQQGLDNASVSQVDYEDGIYQVVSINNTRLQQ from the coding sequence ATGCCAATTAAACTTTATTTAATGCGTCATGGACAAACTCAGTTAAATCAAGCTGGCCTCGTCCAAGGGGTCACTGATGGGTGGCTCAATACCAAGGGAATTCGTCAAGTACAGGCAACGGCTGTTGATTTTCAACAGCGAGGACTTCATTTTGATTTGGCTTTTAGCAGTCCCAGCCAACGTGCGCGGCAGACGGCCCAAATTGTTTTGGCTGCGGTTAATCCAGACTTGCCAATCCAAACTTTAACACAACTAAGTGAAGTTAATTTTGGTAATTATGAAAGTCAATTGGAAAGTGATTTAGCTGCTGACCTATTGCACAAGTTAGAATTTCAACCCCAGCAGCTGCAAATATTTATTCAACAAAACGGCTGGTCCAAGACCTTAGAGCTTATATTGGATACTTTGAGCGACTTAGATCAAACAGCTGAAAATTATCAAATGGTAATAAGCCGTTTACAAGTTGCAATGCAAATGATAATTCACCAAGCTTCCAGGCAGTCAGTTCAACAGGTTTTAATTGTAGCGCATGGATTAAGTTTATTAGTTTTATTGTCTATCTTGGATAATTCGGTAATATTGCCTCAACAGGGCTTAGATAATGCCAGCGTATCACAAGTTGATTATGAAGATGGCATTTATCAAGTTGTAAGTATTAACAATACAAGGCTACAACAATAA
- a CDS encoding ABC transporter permease: MITTIKQELFKFWHQRIPLYGVMALLLLMLEATFSRPITPRIIAQGFGLGQWTLLIIITLSSTFLSMEYKNNTICTMFYKSSSKSYIYLSKYFIVIGYGIFLLLLGLALTIFLKITIVGDKYSWNMIYQNHHSLLTTLLLNLIGNGLYLFFMVSLCFMLISIVKINVAVIGLGMAIGFIGNSLSGIIMTAFPNMSFIWKWNPLNMINIINQLPKPNNIAISQLSNLQIIIGVIVDTLIFLGLGYWLFKKRRV, translated from the coding sequence ATGATAACTACCATAAAACAGGAACTTTTTAAATTCTGGCATCAGCGGATACCTTTATATGGGGTTATGGCTTTGTTATTACTGATGTTGGAAGCAACATTTAGTAGGCCGATTACTCCTAGGATAATTGCTCAAGGTTTTGGATTAGGACAATGGACATTATTAATCATAATTACACTGAGTTCGACCTTTTTATCAATGGAATATAAAAACAATACTATTTGTACAATGTTCTATAAAAGTTCCAGTAAGTCTTATATTTATTTGTCTAAATATTTTATAGTGATAGGTTACGGTATTTTTCTCTTATTACTGGGTTTAGCCTTAACAATATTCTTGAAAATAACAATTGTTGGCGATAAGTATAGTTGGAATATGATTTATCAAAATCATCATAGTTTATTGACTACGCTGCTACTCAATTTAATCGGTAATGGACTTTATTTATTTTTTATGGTTTCCCTTTGTTTTATGCTAATTTCTATAGTTAAAATCAATGTTGCAGTGATTGGATTAGGTATGGCAATTGGATTTATTGGTAATAGTTTATCAGGCATAATAATGACAGCTTTTCCTAATATGAGTTTTATTTGGAAATGGAATCCCCTAAATATGATTAATATTATTAACCAATTGCCTAAACCCAATAATATTGCAATTTCTCAATTAAGTAATTTACAAATAATTATAGGAGTAATCGTTGATACATTAATTTTTTTAGGACTGGGTTATTGGTTATTTAAAAAAAGAAGAGTCTAA
- a CDS encoding PadR family transcriptional regulator, giving the protein MAIQISSEILEGVVLSALKHDDLYGYALTQQVQSVFDISESTIYPVLRRLKKNKYLTTYDQPYQGRNRRYYQLTDLGRQRLNTIVNEWHDFYQKVNQALEDDNKDD; this is encoded by the coding sequence ATGGCAATTCAGATTTCTTCTGAGATATTAGAGGGGGTTGTTTTATCAGCGCTGAAACATGACGATTTGTATGGCTATGCCTTAACACAGCAAGTGCAATCGGTGTTTGATATTTCAGAATCAACTATTTACCCCGTTTTGCGTCGTTTGAAAAAGAATAAATATTTGACTACTTATGATCAACCTTACCAAGGACGCAATCGCCGCTACTATCAATTAACGGATTTGGGCCGTCAACGGTTAAATACTATTGTTAATGAATGGCATGATTTCTATCAAAAAGTCAATCAGGCCTTGGAGGATGATAATAAAGATGACTAA
- a CDS encoding DUF4097 family beta strand repeat-containing protein, whose amino-acid sequence MKKYYFITIIAFFMGIIILIVGYKNQGFQTVSSNSQSGPFVVLKDNQIQKMHTYTTQQKFNSAEISINKADVVIQLGKQYNVKLRSNQKIHLEVKNQHLRIVPTHVKKRPSFIHFNKKNQHSHTRSQLVITLPNAQALQNLKLDTYGPIKITDLILQNVNLDNYEAQTQFKNVQITNQLNINDSDGEYQFDNCNLANSHWEVDDCHLLINKSQLHNFKINADNLTARINESQIEGNNNIQSNGLYLQLQQLNSNLNFKIRGNIPTYYHNKKYNKEFNHDQVAPNSLDIIGDEGYVKIK is encoded by the coding sequence ATGAAGAAATATTATTTTATAACTATTATTGCTTTTTTTATGGGAATTATTATTTTGATAGTGGGCTATAAAAATCAAGGCTTTCAAACTGTTAGCAGTAATAGTCAAAGTGGACCTTTTGTGGTTTTAAAAGACAATCAAATTCAAAAAATGCACACATATACCACTCAACAAAAATTTAATAGTGCTGAGATCTCTATTAATAAAGCAGATGTAGTCATCCAATTAGGCAAACAATACAATGTCAAATTAAGATCGAATCAAAAAATACATCTGGAAGTTAAAAACCAGCATCTGAGAATTGTACCGACTCATGTTAAGAAGAGGCCTTCATTTATTCATTTTAATAAAAAGAATCAACATTCTCACACTAGAAGTCAATTAGTCATTACGCTTCCCAATGCACAAGCATTGCAGAATTTAAAATTAGATACTTATGGTCCAATTAAAATTACCGATTTAATTTTGCAAAATGTTAACTTAGATAATTATGAAGCACAAACTCAATTTAAAAATGTTCAAATAACTAATCAGTTGAATATCAATGATTCCGATGGTGAGTATCAATTTGATAATTGTAATTTGGCAAATTCTCATTGGGAGGTAGATGATTGCCATTTGCTTATTAATAAATCTCAACTGCATAATTTTAAGATAAATGCTGATAATTTAACTGCTAGAATTAATGAATCTCAGATAGAAGGTAATAACAATATTCAAAGTAATGGGTTATATCTTCAGCTGCAGCAGCTCAATTCTAATTTAAATTTTAAGATAAGAGGTAACATCCCAACTTATTATCATAATAAAAAATATAATAAAGAATTTAATCATGATCAGGTAGCACCTAATTCTTTAGACATCATCGGGGATGAAGGTTATGTCAAAATTAAATAG
- a CDS encoding peptide chain release factor 3: protein MNQQKLQQEVANRRTFAIISHPDAGKTTITEQMLLFGGVIRSAGTVKGKKTGNYATSDWMEIEKKRGISVTSSVMEFDYQGKHVNILDTPGHEDFSEDTYRTLMAVDAAVMVIDSAKGIEAQTKKLFKVVKQRGIPIFTFMNKLDRDGREPLDLIGELEDLLNIEGCAMNWPMGSGKTLKGIYDIYHNRIELYRQKEDEPQFVELDQEGHLPANHPLTQDSIYQQTLDEIGLIKGAGNQFDRDKIAQGKQTPVFFGSALTNFGVQTFLDEFLQLAPAPSAHEMTDGTTLSATNPQFSGFVFKIQANMNPKHRDRIAFVRIGSGEFEKGMDVTLQRTQKTLRLNNATEFMSSQREQVKTAVAGDIVGLYDTGNFQIGDTIYSGKPQREYQALPQFTPELFMEVTAKNVMKQKSFHKGMQQLVQEGAVQLYRNYQTGDYILGAVGQLQFEVFKFRMQNEYNTEVIMKPIGSRIARWIDPEQLDTTMSSSRNLLVKDLDDQPLFLFENRFAENWFKDKYPDVKLTAKL from the coding sequence ATGAATCAGCAAAAATTACAACAAGAAGTTGCGAATAGACGCACTTTTGCGATTATTTCGCATCCAGATGCCGGAAAAACAACCATTACTGAACAAATGTTACTTTTTGGTGGGGTAATCCGTTCTGCCGGTACAGTCAAAGGGAAAAAGACTGGGAACTATGCCACCTCTGATTGGATGGAAATTGAGAAAAAAAGAGGAATTTCCGTTACAAGTTCCGTAATGGAATTTGATTATCAAGGTAAGCATGTTAATATCTTGGATACACCTGGACATGAGGACTTTTCTGAAGATACCTATCGAACCTTGATGGCAGTGGATGCTGCTGTTATGGTAATTGATTCTGCTAAAGGTATTGAAGCGCAGACCAAAAAGTTATTTAAAGTGGTTAAACAACGAGGAATTCCAATTTTTACTTTTATGAATAAGTTAGATCGTGATGGTCGCGAACCACTGGATTTAATTGGTGAATTGGAAGATTTGTTGAATATTGAAGGTTGTGCAATGAATTGGCCAATGGGCAGTGGGAAAACTCTGAAGGGAATATACGATATTTATCATAATCGCATTGAACTGTATCGTCAAAAAGAAGATGAACCTCAATTTGTGGAGCTTGATCAAGAGGGCCATTTGCCAGCAAATCATCCCTTGACGCAAGATAGTATTTATCAGCAGACCTTAGATGAAATTGGATTAATTAAGGGGGCTGGCAATCAGTTTGATCGTGATAAGATTGCCCAAGGTAAACAAACCCCTGTGTTCTTTGGCTCAGCTCTAACTAACTTTGGGGTGCAGACTTTCTTAGATGAATTTTTACAATTAGCGCCTGCTCCTAGCGCACATGAAATGACGGATGGCACTACTTTATCTGCGACAAATCCGCAATTTTCAGGATTTGTCTTTAAGATTCAAGCTAATATGAATCCTAAACATCGTGATCGGATTGCTTTTGTACGTATCGGCTCGGGTGAATTTGAAAAGGGCATGGATGTAACCTTACAGCGGACACAGAAAACCTTACGACTTAACAATGCTACCGAATTCATGTCTTCTCAGCGTGAACAAGTAAAAACAGCTGTTGCCGGTGATATTGTCGGCTTGTATGACACTGGTAATTTTCAAATTGGGGACACTATTTACAGTGGTAAACCGCAACGCGAATATCAGGCTTTACCGCAATTTACACCAGAATTATTTATGGAAGTCACTGCTAAAAATGTCATGAAGCAAAAATCCTTTCATAAAGGGATGCAACAGCTCGTGCAAGAGGGTGCAGTTCAATTATATCGTAATTATCAAACTGGTGATTATATCTTGGGAGCTGTGGGACAGCTGCAATTTGAAGTTTTTAAATTTCGTATGCAAAATGAATATAATACTGAAGTAATTATGAAGCCAATTGGTTCGCGAATTGCACGCTGGATTGATCCAGAACAATTAGATACAACAATGTCATCATCTCGTAATTTATTGGTGAAAGATTTAGATGATCAGCCACTATTCTTATTCGAGAATCGATTTGCGGAAAATTGGTTTAAGGATAAATATCCTGATGTTAAGTTAACAGCAAAATTATAG
- a CDS encoding DUF1700 domain-containing protein translates to MTKEIEKYITELDAHLSRLPAEERREVEEFYREFLLDAKLHNRFDIEQELGTPKQLAHKIMANYSLNPTEEAVTDNNSHIKSRQDVRAIWWIILGMCAVPLGIPLLFVLLGIILFLFVISVVAVSLFVAFFVAACSIIYKALPLISTANWAVGWFYTGAGIILLTVLFMILPLVLRVGRWLIALGAQAARWLGRKVFKNHEYHKKI, encoded by the coding sequence ATGACTAAAGAGATTGAAAAATATATTACAGAATTAGATGCCCATTTATCACGATTACCGGCCGAAGAACGTAGGGAAGTTGAAGAATTTTATCGAGAATTTTTATTAGATGCCAAATTGCATAATCGCTTTGACATTGAACAAGAGTTAGGAACCCCCAAACAACTAGCCCACAAAATTATGGCTAATTATTCTCTAAATCCTACAGAAGAGGCAGTTACTGATAATAATTCTCATATTAAATCTAGACAAGATGTGCGTGCTATTTGGTGGATTATTCTAGGCATGTGTGCAGTACCCTTAGGCATACCATTATTATTTGTTTTGCTAGGAATTATCTTATTTTTATTTGTTATCAGTGTAGTAGCAGTGAGCCTTTTTGTAGCCTTTTTTGTAGCCGCTTGTTCAATAATTTATAAAGCGCTACCGCTTATTTCTACTGCTAATTGGGCAGTTGGATGGTTTTATACCGGGGCAGGTATTATCTTATTAACTGTTTTATTTATGATATTGCCGCTTGTTTTGAGAGTGGGACGCTGGTTAATTGCTTTAGGCGCCCAAGCAGCACGGTGGTTAGGTAGAAAAGTTTTCAAAAATCATGAATACCATAAAAAAATATAA